In Pocillopora verrucosa isolate sample1 chromosome 13, ASM3666991v2, whole genome shotgun sequence, one genomic interval encodes:
- the LOC131789609 gene encoding uncharacterized protein isoform X2 — MKRPTIIMQLSFTKGFRGLSLLMEWEGWIVKTFSASPVKLKERKATSALDFFGSTSFERESRKTFAKRENRELTSLKKMKKSMRMGGKMKEEKMGMSTITQWSNHQIKERKASQNQSLRLKSLPLRRKRLRQCGTSQIHEDGLF; from the exons ATGAAAAGGCCTACTATTATTATGCAACTGAGTTTTACCAAAGGGTTCAGGGGACTCTCATTACTGATGGAGTGGGAAGGCTGGATAGTGAAAACATTTAGTGCGAG TCCAGTCAAACTTAAAGAGAGAAAAGCGACTTCtgctcttgatttctttggttctaCTTCATTTGAAAGGGAATCTAGGAAAACATTTGCCAAAAGAGAAAACAG AGAGCTGACaagtctgaagaaaatgaagaagagtATGAGAATGGGAGGGAAaatgaaggaagagaaaatgggaatgtCAACCATCACACAATGGAGCAACcatcaaataaaagaaaggaaggCCTCCCAGAATCAAAGTCTGAGGTTAAAAAGCCTTCccctgagaagaaaaag GCTAAGGCAATGTGGAACATCACAAATACATGAAGATGGTCTGTTTTAG
- the LOC136277852 gene encoding tetratricopeptide repeat protein 28-like: MEESNLPTTGKELEVKNEPLATVISATEESQVTSSYAELDVYNDPLREIAKVCLEKGNEEYRQGEANNAINSYTEGLQVNCKDKRLNAKLYSNRATAHFRLANYVECLDDATVAVQLEPTLIKAIKKGGFFRHKPSTFYSLISSKEDFVIENSNQRLLQLLRKTNAELVVTANSSSNLGNAYQGLGKFKTAIKYHQHKLDIAKVVRDKTKEGRDHCNLSNAHQSLGQFKTAIKYHQRHLEIAKEVEDNTRKGISYGNLGNAYKGLEEFKIPIQYHQRHLEIAKEVGDKAGEGRKTAKEVGDKAGEGKGYGNLGNAYWGLGQFKTAIQYHQRHLETAKEVEDKAGEGGSYGNLGNAYYSLGQYKTAIQYHQRHLEIAKEVEDKAGEGRSYGNLGNAYCGLGQYKTAIQYHQRDLEIAEEVGDKYHQRHLETAKEVGDKAGEGGSYGNLGNAYYSLGQYKTAIQYHQRHLEIAKEVEDKAGEGRSYGNLGNAYCLGQFKTAIQYHQRHLEIAKEVGDKAGEGGSYCNLGNAYRGLAQFKTAIHYHQRHLEIAKEVGDKAGEGGSYGNLGNTYDSLGQFKTAIHYHQRDLEIAQKVGDKAGEGRSYGNLGNAYKSLGQFKTAIQYYQRHLEIATEVGDKAGERISYGSLGNAYKGLGQFKTAIHYHQRDLDIAKEVGDKAREGRSYCNLGNAYDSLGQFKTAIKYHQRHLKIAKEVGDKAGEGGSYCNLGNAYDSLGHVKTAIQYHQCHLEIAKEVGDKAGEGGSYCNLGNAYQGLGQFKTAIQYHQRHLETAKEVGDKAGEGGSYGNLGNAYYSLGQYKTAIQYHQRHLEIAKEVEDKAGEGRSYGNLGNAYCGLGQYKTAIQYHQRDLEIAEEVGDKAGEGRSYCSLGNAYQGLGQFKTAIQYHQRHLEIAKEVGDKAGEGGSYCNLGNAYRGLAQFKTAIHYHQRHLEIAKEVGDKAGEGISYGNLGNTYQGLGQFKTAIQYHQRHLEIAKEVGNKAREGKGYGSLGNAYQGLGQFKTAIQYHQRHLETAKEVGDRAGEGVSYGNLGNAYDSLGQFKTAIQYHQRHLEIAKEVGDKAGEGISYGNLSIAYNSLGQFKTAIQYHQRHLEIAKEVGDKAGEGKSYGNLGNAYDSLGQFKTAIQYHQRHLEIAKEVGDKAGEGISYGNLGNAYKGLRQFKTAMQYHQRHLEIAKEVGDKAGEGISYGNLGNVYQGLGQFKTAIHYHQRDLETAKEVGDKAGEGSSYGNLGNAYCGLGQYKTAIQYHQRHLKIAKEVGDKTGEACSLCFLGRSFECQGNLRKAFDCYYSSVELYDDIRASLQLNDQWKISYRDQHQVAYKGFWRINLHRGQVVKALLATEKGRAQALRDLMVTKYQPGDSLTLSAFRISLRWVPLSTVFIAINGPCVYLWVCLSENNIQMREVHVNNYKYEKELECFIQLLNITALKEIGVRDTVTIENLPRDSPTEEEVANDVIRVDVRHSQSSALKKLHDIIVSPIADLIEGNELTFVPEGPFCLVPYAALQDSNSSYLSDSFRIRVLPSLTTLQLIHDCPADFHMKTGALLVGDPCFKHIIYQGTLLVQLPGARKEVEMIGRILNVSPLTGEMATKHEVLKRISSVALVHIAAHGKMETGEVILAPNTTRDNPQPQEKAYLLTMKDVIEAGLRARLVVLSCCHTARGEVMAEGVVGMARALLAAGARSVVVTLWAIGDEGTLEFMSFFYDALAKGNKASEALNQAMKCTREIEKFKEVWQWAPFVLIGDDVNMDFKEI, encoded by the exons atggaagaaagcaacctcccaacaacgggaaaagaactggaggtgaaaaatgagCCTCTAGCTACAG TAATTTCAGCAACAGAGGAAAGTCAAGTTACGTCAAGTTATGCTGAACTGGATGTATACAATGATCCTTTAAGAG AAATAGCGAAAGTATGTCTGGAGAAAGGTAATGAAGagtacagacaaggagaagctaataacgcgataaactcctacacggaaggacttcaagtgaactgcaagGATAAACgactgaacgccaagctttacagtaacagggcaacagctcatttccgtttgg CAAACTACGTGGAATGTCtggatgatgcaacagttgctgttcaattggaacccactttaatcaaagctattaagaaaggtgggtttttcAGACATAAGCCATCAACATTCTATTCTctgatttcgtcaaaagaggaTTTTGTG ATTGAAAATAGCAACCAACGTCTGCTTCAATTACTGAGGAAAACTAATGCTGAACTAGTAGTCACAGCAAACAGTTCTtccaatctcggcaacgcttatcaaggcctaggaaaatttaaaacagcTATCAAGTACCACCAGCATAAACTAGATATTGCTAAAGTGGTAAGAGATAAGACCAAAGAGGGAAGAGACCACTGCAATCTCAGCAACGCTCATCAAAGcctaggacagtttaaaacagccatcaagtaccatcaacgtcatctagaaattgctaaagaagtggaagacaaCACCAGAAaaggaatcagttatggcaatctcggcaacgcttataaaggtctagAAGAGTTCAAAATAcccatccagtaccatcaacgtcatctagaaattgctaaagaagtgggtgacaaggccggagagggaagaa aaactgctaaagaagtgggagacaaggctggagagggaaaaggtTATGGAAATCTGGGCAACGCTTATTGgggtctaggacagttcaaaacagccatccagtaccatcaacgtcatctagaaactGCTAAAGAGGtggaagacaaggccggagagggaggaagttatggaaatctcggcaacgcttattacAGTTTAGGACAGtacaaaacagccatccagtatcatcaacgtcatctagaaattgctaaagaagtggaagacaaggccggagagggaagaagttatggaaatctcggcaacgcttattgtGGTCTAGGACAGtacaaaacagccatccagtaccatcaacgtgatctagaaattgctgaagaagtgggagacaag taccatcaacgtcatctagaaactgctaaagaggtgggagacaaggccggagagggaggaagttatggaaatctcggcaacgcttattacAGTTTAGGACAGtacaaaacagccatccagtatcatcaacgtcatctagaaattgctaaagaagtggaagacaaggccggagagggaagaagttatggaaatctcggcaacgcttatt gtctggggcagttcaaaacagccatccagtaccatcaacgtcatctagaaattgctaaagaagtgggagacaaggccggagagggaggaagttattgcaatctcggcaacgcttatcgaggtctagcacagttcaaaacagccatccactaccatcaacgtcatctagaaattgctaaagaggtgggagacaaggccggagagggaggaagttatggcaatctcggcaacacttatgacagtctaggacagttcaaaacagccatccattaccatcaacgtgatctagaaattgctcaaaaagtgggagacaaggccggagagggaagaagttatggcaatctgggcaacgcttataaaagtctaggacagttcaaaacagccatccagtactatcaacgtcatctagaaattgctacagaggtgggagacaaggccggagagagaatcagttatggcagtctcggcaacgcttataaaggactaggacagttcaaaacagccatccactaccatcaacgtgatctagatattgctaaagaagtgggagacaaagccagagagggaagaagttattgcaatctgggcaatgcttatgacagtctaggacagttcaaaacagcaatcaagtaccatcaacgtcatctaaaaattgctaaagaagtgggagacaaggccggagagggaggaagttattgcaatctcggcaacgcttatgacagtctcGGGCAtgtcaaaacagccatccagtaccatcaatgtcatctagaaattgctaaagaggtgggagacaaggccggagagggaggaagttattgcaatctcggcaacgcttatcaaggtctaggacagttcaaaacagccatccagtaccatcaacgtcatctagaaactgctaaagaggtgggagacaaggccggagagggaggaagttatggaaatctcggcaacgcttattacAGTTTAGGACAGtacaaaacagccatccagtatcatcaacgtcatctagaaattgctaaagaagtggaagacaaggccggagagggaagaagttatggaaatctcggcaacgcttattgtGGTCTAGGACAGtacaaaacagccatccagtaccatcaacgtgatctagaaattgctgaagaagtgggagacaaggccggagagggaagaagttattgcagtctcggcaacgcttatcaaggtctggggcagttcaaaacagccatccagtaccatcaacgtcatctagaaattgctaaagaagtgggagacaaggccggagagggaggaagttattgcaatctcggcaacgcttatcgaggtctagcacagttcaaaacagccatccactaccatcaacgtcatctagaaattgctaaagaggtgggagacaaggccggagagggaatcagttatggcaatctcggcaacacTTATCAgggtctaggacagttcaaaacagccatccagtaccatcaacgtcatctagaaattgctaaagaagtgggaaacaaggccagagagggaaaaggttatggcagtctcggcaacgcttatcaaggtctaggacagttcaaaacagccatccagtaccatcaacgtcatctagaaactgctaaagaagtgggagacagggCCGGAGAGGGAgtaagttatggcaatctcggcaacgcttatgacagtttaggacagttcaaaacagccatccagtaccatcaacgtcatctagaaattgctaaagaagtgggagacaaggccggagagggaatcagttatggcaatctcagCATCGCTTATaacagtctaggacagttcaaaacagccatccagtaccatcaacgtcatctagaaattgctaaagaagtgggagacaaggccggagagggaaaaagttatggcaatctcggcaacgcttatgacagtttaggacagttcaaaacagccatccagtaccatcaacgtcatctagaaattgctaaagaagtgggagacaaggctggagagggaatcagttatggcaatctcggcaacgcttataaaggtctaagacagttcaaaacagccatgcagtaccatcaacgtcatctagaaattgctaaagaagtgggagacaaggccggagagggaatcagttatggcaatctcggcaacgtttatcaaggtctaggacagttcaaaacagccattcactatcatcaacgtgatctagaaactgctaaagaagtgggagacaaggccggagagggaagcagttatggaaatctcggcaacgcttattgcgGTTTAGGACAGtacaaaacagccatccagtaccatcaacgtcatctaaaaattgctaaagaagtgggagataaaaCCGGAGAGGCGTGCTCACTCTGTTTTCTTGGAAGGAGTTTCgagtgccaaggaaatcttaGGAAGGCCTTTGACTGTTATTACTCGAGTGTagaattgtatgatgatatcagggccagtcttcaactcaacgatcagtggaagatttcttATCGTGATCAGCACCAAGTAGCATACAAAGGTTTCTGGCGGATAAATCTCCATCGAGGTCAAGTTGTGAAGGCTCTTCTTGCcacagagaaaggacgtgctcaagctctgagagatctcatggtcacaaaatatcagcctggagatTCTTTAACGCTCAGCGCATTCCGCATTTCTCTGAGATGGGTTCCACtgagcacagttttcatagctattaatggaccatgcgtttacctctgggtttgcctcagtgaaaATAATATCCAGATGAGAGAAGTACACGTGAACAATTATAAGTATGAGAAAGAATTGGAATGTTTCATCCAGCTTCTGAACATAACTGCTCTGAAGGAGATCGGTGTAAGAGATACTGTTACAATCGAAAATCTTCCTCGTGATTCGCCGACTGAAGAGGAAGTGGCCAATGATGTGATTcgagttgatgtgaggcactcccaatcaagtgctttaaagaagcttCATGACATCATCGTTTCTCCTATTGCTGATCTGATCGAAGGCAACGAGCTAACATTCgttcctgaggggccattttgccttgtaccttacgcagcgttgcaggactccaactcatcatatctaagtgattctttcagaattcgtgtgcttccctctctgaccaccttgcaactaattcatgattgtccagctgactttcacatgaagactggtgcattgcttgtcggcgacccatgtttcaaacatatcatCTATCAGGGAACacttttggtgcaacttccaggagcaaggaaagaagtggaaatgatcggacgtatcctcaATGTCTCCCCTctcactggagaaatggcaacaaaacatgaagtgttaaaacgaatatcatcagtggccttagttcacatagcagcgcacggtaaaatggaaactggagaagttatcctggcaccaaacaccacaagagataaccctcagccgcaagagaaaGCCTATCTgctgacgatgaaagatgtcatagaagctgggttgcgagcacgtctggttgtacttagctgctgtcacactgctcgtggggaggtcatggccgagggtgtggtcggcatggcgcgtgcacttttggctgccggtgccagatctgttgtggtaaccttgtgggcgattggcgacgagggaaccctggagttcatgagtttcttctacgatgcacttgccAAAGGCAACAAGGccagtgaagctctcaatcaggccatgaagtgtacgagagaaattgaaaagttcaaggaggtTTGGCAGTGGGCACCATTTGTGctcattggtgacgacgtcaacATGGATTTCAAGGAGATTTAG
- the LOC131789609 gene encoding uncharacterized protein isoform X1 gives MKRPTIIMQLSFTKGFRGLSLLMEWEGWIVKTFSASPVKLKERKATSALDFFGSTSFERESRKTFAKRENRELTSLKKMKKSMRMGGKMKEEKMGMSTITQWSNHQIKERKASQNQSLRLKSLPLRRKRMYQRQLLLANWLPKLPQFQKLQLETQNQVQRKLLLRKRTKKIWIRKLQSKEHQRCQNQRK, from the exons ATGAAAAGGCCTACTATTATTATGCAACTGAGTTTTACCAAAGGGTTCAGGGGACTCTCATTACTGATGGAGTGGGAAGGCTGGATAGTGAAAACATTTAGTGCGAG TCCAGTCAAACTTAAAGAGAGAAAAGCGACTTCtgctcttgatttctttggttctaCTTCATTTGAAAGGGAATCTAGGAAAACATTTGCCAAAAGAGAAAACAG AGAGCTGACaagtctgaagaaaatgaagaagagtATGAGAATGGGAGGGAAaatgaaggaagagaaaatgggaatgtCAACCATCACACAATGGAGCAACcatcaaataaaagaaaggaaggCCTCCCAGAATCAAAGTCTGAGGTTAAAAAGCCTTCccctgagaagaaaaag GATGTACCAAAGACAACTCCTGCTAGCAAACTGGCTACCAAAGCTGCCACAGTTCCAGAAACTTCAGTTAGAGACTCAAAACCAAGTCCAGAGAAAGCTGTTACTCcgaaaaaggacaaaaaagatTTGGATAAGGAAACTCCAATCAAAGGAACACCAAAGGTGTCAAAATCAGAGGAAGTGA
- the LOC131789609 gene encoding uncharacterized protein isoform X3, producing the protein MEQPSNKRKEGLPESKSEVKKPSPEKKKDVPKTTPASKLATKAATVPETSVRDSKPSPEKAVTPKKDKKDLDKETPIKGTPKVSKSEEVNEVPPLLEKKEIWLP; encoded by the exons ATGGAGCAACcatcaaataaaagaaaggaaggCCTCCCAGAATCAAAGTCTGAGGTTAAAAAGCCTTCccctgagaagaaaaag GATGTACCAAAGACAACTCCTGCTAGCAAACTGGCTACCAAAGCTGCCACAGTTCCAGAAACTTCAGTTAGAGACTCAAAACCAAGTCCAGAGAAAGCTGTTACTCcgaaaaaggacaaaaaagatTTGGATAAGGAAACTCCAATCAAAGGAACACCAAAGGTGTCAAAATCAGAGGAAGTGAATGAAGTTCCCCCCTtgctggaaaagaaagaaatctggCTACCATAG